TTATTCCTCTCTAATtattcttaattaaaattatttttttatttcagaattatttttattttgagccttttgttttatttttttctctttgttgaagattaaaataaaatattgtttttgttgtttgtttgatttgtgtaGAGCTTTgtctttaaatttataaaatattatctaAATTAAGCTGCCATTTGCTTTCAGAATGTCCTATGAGATCCTCCGGGAATCAATACCTGCGCTTCTGTCCCACCTCAAAACTCTTTGACTGCTATCTGCTGACGTGGCATCTGCTGTGTGGATTCAGTTACTGCACATGGGCCCCACGTGGATAAATTATTACATTTTTACCACATCATCAAACAGTAGCTATCATTAGttgttaataaaaaatttaataaaactaGTTACCTGCATGAGAGTAGCATTATTTGTTTAAATCCTATTTATTAAGTTTTATCCTTTATTGTTATTTTACATGGAGcgaaaagagaaacaaaattgTTCGCCATAACGCCCTTTATAACGCTATTCGGGTCATTATTTTAAACGTTGCTCAAAATTCTGACGTTACTTAATCGGTACTTTAAATctctattattttaatttattatttattgcgtGAAGACCAACCTGGGGGACTGTGCCGTTGCCACTTGCCTGCGAGTCTTAAAAggtaagacaaaaaaaaaaaaaagaggtcatGACAGGTCTTAATGAGTTCTGTCTAATCAAATACTTTTAAAACAGTCCCATTTTTAAGGAGTCGTCGGTTACCCGAAGGATCCGTTCTTGGAGGATAAAAAGCTTATCCGGAATCCACATTATTTgggataaatatattttaaataatatttagataaaaataatttatttattttttttatatattagaaaataaCTCTAGAATCTattatctatatatttttatgtTAGCACCTTTCCCGATAATTTGCTTAGATATATCCATATTTCCCATAATACCCCTTATTgcaaaaatataattatatataatatatattattatataatgtaTATTATAatgaataataatattatatagatagattatattatattattatctattatatagtataatataattattatatttttgtattatattatatatagtataatatatgaatatatatatataacatagagtatatacattatattatatattatatattattttattttataatatagttatattatattatattatattattattgggttaagaatattttaggagcaaaataaaaatttattttttcagcTGATGGAAAAATAACTTAGCCGCCTCCTAGGTAAAACTTTCTCCCTATTTAATAGGTAAAAACAGcttatgaaaaaaaaacttatttatccatctaaaaaacataaaaatatgagtaagttggtccaaaaaaaaaaaaggaccaatttttttatgatatttacCCACGAAGAATGAGCCTATAATATCTCCATTACTCTTGAGAGGCAATGCATCCCCAAAAAACTAATGCGAAATCTCTACGCCATCGGCGACTCATGCGACTGAAGAAGCATTTTCGTGTGGATTTAAAAATCGTTTATATATGTGGTAGATGATAATTTATGCAGGTGTTATATACGAATGTATGTATAcgcatgcatgtatgcatgaCCAACCAAAACTAACCTCATTAGCGAAAAAGTAAGCCACTTAAACGGAGACATACTTTATTAGATAGAGATAGTCGAGAGTGAAAATTTTATCCAAGCAACTGCAACTGAGGGAAGATCAAGGGGGTGTCGTTTAGACTTGCCACCCCATACGAActtgggagggagggagaacaaTACAGCGTGCAGGGGTGGGGGATAGGAGAGGAGGTACATGGCAGCTGAGCCCTACCTCCTTAATCTCTTGTAACAATccagaacctcatccaaaatggttagccggaaggtattatttgggttccttgatcctgtataagtacccaagatctacccagcgaataatcgatgtgggactaaatacacgcccgcacgggtccttacataccccccgttcaagccctgacgtcctcgtcaggctaagggttcaaatccattcaaatctaatcacaaacaccacgatcggtccgtggtcaaccccaatagatccgtgctgcaatgtcccctagtccacataggttatgggccgggtccgctctgataccatttgcaacaacccagaacctcacccaaaatggctagccggaaggtattatttgggttccttgattctgtataaatacccaagatctacccagtgaataaccgatgtgggactaaacacacgcccgcatggatcctcacatcTCCTTTCGTTGTTTGGATTACCGTCACCTTGGGTGAAGACCTGAAACCCTTTCCACAAAACAGAGTTACTCATTACCTGATACGAGCTGTATATTCCGACTAAAATAAATATTCCCATTCAGCAGTTCCAAACTATCAATCCAACTCGTGGGCTGGTCGGCCCAACAGACCTCCTTTGTATGCCCATAACTCGTCAACCTCATCCTAAGCCTGATAGAAGAGTTTTTGTTTCTAGATGTTCATTCTTGATCATATATAGAATATGGAGTTTGAAATCTCTCTAAGTCTCTATCCGTGTCTTGTCCTGTTAAAGCATTTACCATCCATTCAAGCTAGTCTCATATGATGCTTTTTCTCTCTAGTTCAATCACTCACCATTGATTCCAACTGGAGAGATTCGGATGGCGACATTCGGCTGTTGCTGAGAGAATGTTGTACTTTTCAGATCGTGCATGTGTTTCGTGAGACGAACAGAGCTGCTGATTGAATCGTCTCATTTGCTGCCCAACATTCTGAAGTGATTCTTTGAACTCGACATGTTTTTGTCCCTCTGCCACTGTATAGTCTTCTTTTCATTAATTTAGCTGGTGTGAGCAACcaatgtatcaaaaaaaaaattctaacggTATCATAGACAACTCAGTACCAAAGTGGACAAAGACATAAAGAGGAGATGCGAAACTCGAATGGGAACAGATTAGTAATTGTGAAGAATTGCAACCAACACCCTTTTAAGAGTCACTAACATAAGAAGGCAGATACAACCTTTTGCCGGTTGAGAGCATCGATTCACCAGTATTTGGAGCGCAAAATGGAAGGATGCCATGAAGAACTAGAAACTAACACAAAAATCGATGTTGTTTGCCTGGCCCATCTTACTACTATCTTCCGTCACTGTTCTTGCCAACTCATGTTTCACAAACAATTCCAGTATTCCACACATGCTGATCAAatacagagaaaaaaaaactaacattTCGTAATATCTCGTGAACTTGGGCTTGCTCTAGTGATAATTATTCCTTGATGATACACctccagaaatttgattttaaataattaaGTACATATAGATCTCCGACCTTGAGTCATAGGTATTCTCAGTACTACCTTAACCAAGAGTGTTCCTTACTCCACGGATCCTAGATTCAGaacgaacaaaaaaaaaaaacaagaagaagaaaaaagggatggTTCTACATCTTTAATTCCCTTTTCTAATAAGAACTGCACGTTAACCTCATATATGCAGTCAAGATTATTTTTGATAAACCAAAATCAGTACCTTCCGTCAAATAACCAGTTCAGGACTTAACCACACAGCTTACGATGCATGAACCGTTGGAAACTACTCTAGGTACCAAATAAACCTGGTTAAAAGTTAAAATTAGTAACAACAACCAGTAAACCTGAACAATAACCACTAAACCACATATGTAATGCTTGGATGATTAGACCAAGTTATTAAAACAAACACtagtaaattatgttttcaagcTTGCCTGCAGCATGGTTGACTTATTCAAGTTTACAAGATTGTCATATTCAAGGTACAACAAATCCCAGTTCCTCTTGGACCGGCCAAATTATTAGATGCACCACATCCAATGAACCAAACCAATTGTCACCTGTTATATTacctcccccctccccctctcccttgCATTTAAACCATTTCACGATAGAAATACGTATGCCCCAAAATTTGGATTGGTCCACTAGATTTGGTCTATCTaataatttttctaattttaaaaaaataatttaaaaaaatcagCACTGCACCACCATGACCCATGACAGAGTTGAGATACAGACCACACCTAATGCTGTTCTACCAATTTTAGAAAGTGACAGCAGATTGCATGCTCTCTAAAACATTCGCCAAGAGAATAAAGACGGTCAGATACATCGTACACAAATAGCCAGCGGACTAACCACACTATCAACACTCCCTTTCCACCCTTGCAGAAAAAAATGTGACAGCGCCCCCACTACAAGAGAACCCAATTTGATCACATTTCCTAAAGTTCGAAACATCACCCCCCAATCACCATCGTGTCTTgcaactaaaaaaaatatatcgatcaatctattataatataaaatctATGAGATGATAAGGAGTATGATAGAATCTTGGAAGAGCCCTGCCATAGGAGAGGAGGGAAGCACTGCTTATATTTCATTCATAAGGGAAAAGATATATAGCAGGCGAGATTTACAGAGACCGACAGCAGAAGAATTAAGTCCAAAATTTTTACAATATATCAAAAACTAGAAGCATCAGGCAGCGGTCTTCCTAGACTTCTTCGCAGCAGGGGATTTAATGGATTTGGGTTGCTTGGGCTTCGCCGGAGccgccttctttggcttcttaacTCCTGCTACCTTCTTGGGGGACTTGGGAGCCTTGGAAGAGGCCGCAGGCTTCTTCCTCTTCGCTGCAGCAACAGCGGACGGAGCATTGCGCTTGGTAGCACCAGAAGACGCCTCCTTGGGCTTCTGCGCCTTGGCcggcttcttctccttcttcgccGGCTTTTCATCCTTCTTCGCGGCCTCGGACAGCTTGAACGAGGCCTTGACCTTCACGAGCTTCCCCTTGCCGGCGAAGTTCTTCAACTGGATCGCCAGCATCTTCTTGTAGTTCGCCGGGAGGACCCCCTTGTGCTTCTCCTCCATGAACTTGGCGATAGCGTAGGGGCTCGACCCAGTCTTCTCGTTCAATGCCAAAAGCGCTTCTTTGATCATCTACACCACCATCAAAAAATTCACAAccaaaatttcaaattgggAACTGGAGACGATCGGAGAGAGATCGAGAAGAAGGGAAACGGCGGGATTTTTTTACCTGGAAATAAGGGGGATGGGACGGGGAAGTAGGCTTGGAGACCTTGGCCTTTTTCTCCTTCGCGACCTTCGGGGCTCGGGGCCTCTTCTCCTCGGCCGGCTTCGGAGCCTTCCCGATGGCAGGCATCGCGACAGACCTCGGGCAAATTCGAAAAcgagagcgagcgagagagaaagagagacagagGGAGAAATGGAACCGAACTCGAATGATGGCAGGATCTGGACCTGGAAGCAGTATTTATAGGAGGGCAGTGGGGATCTTGGGGGAGAGGGGAAGGCGAGCTGTGATTGGTGAAGAGAAAAGCACACGGATCGATCACCAATGGGTGGGGGATGCATCCGTGCCGTCGGAATGAACGGTGGATGTCGAGGAGAGCTCTTTAAAACTTTCCTTTCGGGATTTCCGTTTGGTTCTTATCTTTTGGCAACGGCAAGGATGGAAGGATTTGCATGACGCTGGAGTTGAGTGGGTCACGTGTTCTTTCGTGTTTGATTGTGGGTCCGGTAACCGTTCATTTACAATTACACTGGATTTCCCCGGCGCCAATGGGTTTGTGTTTTTTTAAAAGGGATTTTATGCGGGTTATAAGGTTGCAAACTGCGGATTATGGAGGCTGGTTTTAGTGAGAGTGGTTTTGTAACTTATGTTTGTACTAATAATGAAAATCCAGATTATAGAGGggtatttttttcttctgattGATGGATTATATAGCTTTTACCCTAGGTTTCATAATTATTCTTTTAGTAAGAAATGGAActaaaattggaaaaaaaaacaaaaattaaatatcatAATGGCTAATTAGTAATCTTCCGGTACGTACCTCATAGTGATTCTTGATAAGCTATATTGCAACGGTAGAAAGTTGTGTCATGATCCACAAGGTTGAGGTTTGGTCACAAATGTATTATGCTTTAACCTCGTTGTATCTTGTTATTTATTACAGAATCAACAATTTATCAACTTTAACCATTGATATGCATCTCTTATAAGAACAATCAATTGCTCTGTACATGACTTTAAGAGAGcgtgaattaatgattgaagcCATCATGTTAATATTGATGCCCAAATCCTATCCGATGATGGTGGAAGTTTGGGGTGTGTCGAGCAATCTGATGTAGAGGATGGAGTGTTGATCTACCATGGAGAGATgctaatatatattaaaaaaaaaagctcggGGGATTAGCTCCGCTCATGCCCTACGATACCTAAGTTAAACAGGATATTGGGAATAACAAGAGAAAAGAGAGCAAAACATAGAATAATTTATCTTCTACATACCTAGGAGCTTGAGCTCCTTTTATAAACGAAAAGTTTATGTTCTATACAAAGTTAGACTCTTTAAAATCCGAGATTGCGAGGCAAACTGCACACAAAAGGAAGCTTGGGGTGTGCCGAGCAACTTACTATAGAAGATAGAGTGTCAATCTACTATAGAGAAATGCTGATCTATacacaaaaggaagaaaaaaagcttGTCGAATGGGCTTCAGTCGGGCACTTTGATGTCTAAGTCAGACAAAGTATTGGAAACAACGAGAGAAAAAGAAGTGTGTAGAATAACCCGTCTTTTACATACCTAGGATGAAGAGTTCCTATTCCATCGGAGTTGGACTCTTTAAAATTCGAATTTGAGAGTGAGACTATCTCTTCGCTTTTCCTATCTAGATCaatttgaaaataaaagttCCATTGAAATTGGCCTCCTACTAAGCCATGTGTCGGCCCATAATAGGTAGACCAAATCTAGGCCATATCAATTACTATTTTTGAACCAATTATAACTTCGATGCAAGAGCTTTATCAATAGAATGCAAGAGCCCTATCGATACAATGCAAAAGCAATGCCAATTTCTTTTTAATGCCGGCCTTGCATGTGATACATGTGGGACCTAGGGTTTAAGGAGGCAAGATATGGTATATGCCATGTCATTTGATTAAGTGCTAGCATATCTTTAGCATctattgtcattcaatatatttagttttgatTATCTAAAGCAAGTAAGGCAAGCTAAGCGTAAATATCATGTGCACTATGGTTAATtaacttttctttctcttatatCTAAGATACATGAAATTAAGCAATTCGTAATGGACATCAGCAACTCATTATAGCATGATATTCATTTTTCTTATAGCACCAAAATGTTTGGGGAtttacaaataaataaataaataaattgtcgAGACAAGCAAGTTACATCAGTGAAAAGATTATATCACAATCCATATGATAGAAAAATACATGTTCTGATATTGGTGTTTGCATCATGTTGAATGGTTTCCAACTGTCATCTTATCTTTTACTTGTCGTGTACTTTATGGCATTAGAAACTTGGAGCATCCGTAAAGGACTAATTACTTTGCAAATCTAGAATAATACCAGTTCTTTAATTAATCTTGCAATATATTGTGCTTAACTTCAAAAATTTATAGCCACTGCACATACGCTATGACCTTTTAAAATGACAACATTCAAAAGTTCTGATCGGTATTTCCTAACATTCTTATTTGTTTCAAGATGCTAATATTATTTGTTCTAGTTATGTAGAGTCAACTATACGTAATTTTTTGGccattaatgaaaaaaaaaatccaagtatCATTATTCATAGttcaagaaaacaaaataaaactagaatctCATAAGTTGAGAGAGAATAATGATCAAGGATGAGAGTCCGTCATTTGATGGACATGCCGAAAGATCAAATTTTTTAAGAAGATCCAGGACATTATAGTAGGTAAAGGAAGACTGCACTAGTTAAATACAATTGTACTCAAAACAATATCATTTAAATACAAATAAAACTATTTCACTATAAAGTTATAAGGTCATCGTATTGTTGTTATGAATTCATATATGCCATTCTAATAGTTAACTatagaataataaaatataaatagccTGATTTCTTGACCTGCTAGCAATATCTTAGTCACAATTCAAACACTACAATTTGTCCTTGATGCATTTTGAGAAATGTAACCATGGTGCAACCTTCATAATACCCTAGCAATAGCCTTTTatgtgaactttttttttttttgcatttctaAGAATATAGTTAGATACAGACTCTTTAAACTGTAAATGAGGTCATAGTGTAAAAACTAAGAGGTAGAGGATAATTTTTCAAGAAATTATTTATATGAGGAGTTTTAATTTTGGGCATGCAGCACAATGGAGTTCTGACTTTGCGTGCGTTATATATTTCAAATGATGGTCATGTATACTTTTGCCATTGACTTGCTTTATATCTAGTATTATGTGGGATGCCATAGCTATAGTAAGTTATCCCTGATCAAGACCGTATTgaaaaattttcaatttttctaaGCTTTCCACACTTACATGTCTAAATAGTATGCATCTATAGAGGAACAAAACAAATGTTTCAATTACCACATTTGTCGTAAGGTTTAAAGATAACTGTCGATTACCGAAAAACATGGTAAGCAATTTTTCTCTTATAAAAAATGATGGGCTAGACGGCTTTGATCTCTAGGTACCTCCCATGAGAAGAGGAATGCTGGCTAACTTAGTTTAGGCACATTGGCAATAAGAAATATAAACCCAAAGGTTTCTTTGAAATCATAAGTGTTCCCATATTTATATTTCTTTGCAGATTAGTGAAGTTTTCTACATAGGGATTAGTGTTGAAGATAGTATTTCAATGAAACTTCTACCAttccttatttttattttcactcTTTTTGAAAGACATCAATCTTTGCTTCCAAAAGATCAAAAGACTCTAAGTTTCATCCTATAGGTTGCTCGGTCTGGTCCATTtctttctgaatttttgaaaacaaaaatagaGAACAAAAGCAATATCGAACATACCCTAAATTTAGTAAATGCAATCATTTTTTGAGATTATTGCATGATAAAATTTCAAGTATTTGGATGTTCGCTTGGGACCTATTAAAGAAATGCTAGCCAAAAGGCTTGTTAACGGTGAGTATGTAATAGTTATAATAAATATGTGACCTCAAGTAAAATTAATAGTTGTTGCTTGCTTGATAATGAGAGTTATCAACCATTACAGATAATAGGATTCAGATTGCCTTGGGACATGGATAGAAAGAATGTTCAGTAGAGTGGAACAACATATGCTACCAGAAACAAATCGAGAGGATAGGGACAAGGAACAttaactttatcaagaaaaccACTCAGAGAATTTCCTATTGCTCCTTTAGTCT
Above is a genomic segment from Phoenix dactylifera cultivar Barhee BC4 chromosome 2, palm_55x_up_171113_PBpolish2nd_filt_p, whole genome shotgun sequence containing:
- the LOC103699681 gene encoding histone H1-like, with the protein product MPAIGKAPKPAEEKRPRAPKVAKEKKAKVSKPTSPSHPPYFQMIKEALLALNEKTGSSPYAIAKFMEEKHKGVLPANYKKMLAIQLKNFAGKGKLVKVKASFKLSEAAKKDEKPAKKEKKPAKAQKPKEASSGATKRNAPSAVAAAKRKKPAASSKAPKSPKKVAGVKKPKKAAPAKPKQPKSIKSPAAKKSRKTAA